The Campylobacter sp. RM10537 genome has a segment encoding these proteins:
- a CDS encoding TSUP family transporter — MGFEHLDTIYYIILFFAALFAGFIDSIVGGGGLITLPALIACGIPAHLSIATNKVQSVCGAFTATITYFKSTTLPYLAWGIFFTAVGAIIGSYSVLFVKDENLKIIILICLTLTFLYTALRPNLGKYENNPKIKNIKIFYLICGLTLGFYDGFLGSGTGSFWIFACVTLLGFNMKKASMNTKILNFTSNIIALIIFLWQYEVLWKVGLVMAVGQILGAFLGSKLVLKSNGKFIKSLFLIVVGITIIKVAWDYFS, encoded by the coding sequence ATGGGCTTTGAACATTTAGATACAATTTATTATATTATATTATTTTTTGCAGCACTTTTTGCAGGTTTTATAGACTCAATAGTTGGTGGAGGCGGACTTATAACCTTGCCAGCATTAATAGCTTGCGGGATTCCTGCACATTTATCTATCGCAACTAATAAAGTTCAAAGCGTATGTGGAGCTTTTACTGCAACAATTACTTATTTTAAATCCACAACTTTACCTTATCTAGCTTGGGGGATATTTTTCACTGCGGTGGGTGCTATTATAGGAAGCTATAGCGTACTTTTTGTAAAGGATGAAAATTTAAAAATCATTATTCTAATCTGTTTAACTTTAACTTTTTTATATACAGCTTTACGCCCAAATTTAGGAAAGTATGAAAACAATCCAAAGATTAAAAATATTAAAATTTTTTATCTTATTTGTGGTTTAACTTTAGGTTTTTATGATGGTTTTTTAGGCTCTGGAACCGGATCTTTTTGGATATTTGCTTGCGTAACCTTACTTGGCTTTAATATGAAAAAAGCAAGTATGAATACAAAAATTTTAAATTTTACAAGCAATATTATCGCTTTAATTATTTTTTTATGGCAGTATGAAGTTTTATGGAAAGTCGGATTAGTCATGGCCGTTGGACAAATTTTAGGAGCTTTTTTGGGTTCTAAACTTGTATTAAAAAGTAATGGAAAATTTATTAAAAGCTTATTTTTAATCGTAGTAGGTATAACCATCATCAAAGTTGCTTGGGATTATTTTTCTTGA
- a CDS encoding rod-binding protein: MKVDNFLNTFNMDNVLLNKTSRNLENHIKVNDNDIVTKTKEDEALKEQTDAFEAFFLKQVLDVSLKSQNSLFGKDASDEIYSSMYNDTISKALSGGMGFSKLLYDFLKERG; encoded by the coding sequence ATGAAAGTAGATAATTTTTTAAATACATTTAACATGGATAATGTTTTATTAAACAAAACATCAAGAAATTTAGAAAACCATATTAAAGTAAATGATAATGATATAGTTACTAAAACTAAAGAAGATGAAGCTTTAAAAGAGCAAACTGATGCTTTTGAAGCATTTTTTTTAAAACAAGTTTTAGATGTATCTTTAAAATCTCAAAATTCACTTTTTGGAAAAGATGCAAGTGATGAAATTTATTCATCTATGTATAATGATACTATCAGTAAGGCTTTAAGTGGTGGTATGGGATTTTCAAAATTATTATATGATTTTTTAAAAGAAAGGGGTTAA
- a CDS encoding ornithine carbamoyltransferase → MKISLECKDIIIERALALFLKEHLVIKKDCDFIISDEKIPSTKPLFLIAPNSPFLSVPFSKEALFKSLNDFDNALKTTAQKIADEKRKILEAKIDSIAEEFRKDYQIKIDLAISELKDKLVKALIHE, encoded by the coding sequence ATGAAAATTTCTTTAGAATGTAAAGATATTATTATAGAAAGAGCATTAGCTCTTTTTTTAAAGGAACATTTAGTAATAAAAAAAGATTGTGATTTTATCATTAGTGATGAAAAAATTCCTTCAACTAAACCTTTATTTCTTATAGCTCCCAATTCTCCATTTTTGAGTGTGCCTTTTAGTAAAGAAGCTTTATTTAAATCTTTAAATGATTTTGACAATGCTTTAAAAACAACAGCTCAAAAAATTGCAGATGAAAAAAGAAAAATTTTAGAAGCAAAAATTGACTCTATAGCAGAAGAATTTAGAAAAGACTATCAAATAAAAATAGATCTTGCTATTAGCGAACTTAAAGATAAACTTGTTAAAGCTTTAATACATGAGTGA
- a CDS encoding DUF5644 domain-containing protein — MRNLELRLFRFDKNKDYESYYKPYVYNNYENFATLYDLLLQVQDDDIYFEFEKNENSHIIVNRQILPLNTPLEELVKKYNFNLTIEPLNTKRAIKDLIINKDDFLSKYKYLAPFGNEEDKKFYEKYDYLYYANEILEFLPEYMGDALFYLAFEMIKKYPDKKTEILKVISDPEIGIFYHINGTNQKVENVIENLKKEILNLGLFDEKLLHFDLPKNNAFENEIKELGQVKHDFENFNVAFYGFKPCDNLKSKIKAKFISYENAEKHNGFDLLKLNSELSYKMAAKILLDAYDSGSDFLVVKNPKDFYMFDTCAKKLMNISNRDFKDFYILSHLEFLSLIQGIKNPSLQNHELKVTLI, encoded by the coding sequence TTTAGAACTTAGACTTTTTAGATTTGATAAAAATAAAGACTATGAGAGTTATTACAAACCTTATGTTTATAATAACTATGAAAATTTTGCTACTCTTTATGATTTACTTTTGCAAGTGCAAGATGATGACATTTATTTCGAATTTGAAAAAAATGAAAATTCTCATATAATTGTTAATAGACAAATTTTACCTCTTAATACCCCTTTAGAAGAACTAGTTAAAAAATATAATTTTAATCTTACTATTGAACCTTTAAACACAAAAAGAGCAATAAAAGACTTGATCATCAATAAAGATGATTTTTTAAGTAAATACAAATATCTTGCCCCATTTGGCAATGAAGAAGATAAAAAATTTTATGAAAAATATGACTATTTATATTATGCTAATGAAATTTTAGAATTTCTTCCTGAGTATATGGGAGATGCCTTATTTTATCTTGCATTTGAAATGATCAAAAAATATCCAGATAAAAAAACAGAAATTTTAAAAGTTATCTCTGATCCTGAAATAGGAATTTTTTATCATATTAACGGTACTAATCAAAAGGTAGAAAATGTAATTGAAAATCTAAAAAAAGAAATTTTAAATTTGGGGCTTTTTGATGAAAAATTACTACATTTTGATTTACCCAAAAACAATGCTTTTGAAAATGAAATAAAAGAACTTGGACAAGTTAAGCATGATTTTGAAAATTTTAATGTAGCCTTTTACGGTTTTAAACCTTGTGATAATTTAAAGTCAAAAATCAAAGCAAAATTTATTTCATATGAAAATGCTGAAAAACATAATGGTTTTGATCTCTTAAAACTCAATAGCGAACTCAGTTATAAAATGGCAGCAAAAATTCTTTTAGATGCTTATGATAGTGGAAGCGACTTTTTAGTTGTAAAAAATCCTAAAGATTTTTATATGTTTGACACTTGTGCTAAAAAACTTATGAATATAAGCAATAGAGATTTTAAAGATTTTTATATTTTAAGTCATTTAGAATTTTTATCTCTAATTCAAGGTATCAAAAATCCATCTTTGCAAAATCATGAATTAAAAGTAACTTTGATATGA
- a CDS encoding RsmD family RNA methyltransferase produces the protein MSEDFIHVKDFLKEYQKISNLKNKTNKTTKIYTFIESGQYKGKKLLLPSLEKTRSTKSIVKACVFNVIRQNLRNKIFIEAFGGSALMAAEALSNFALKSYAIELDKNAYKIAVQNSKIDQNLNVVQGDTFEILPQLIEKLTQENIPIFLYLDPPFDIRKGFEKIYENIENLLKNLNRKNIEKIIFEHHSKIELPQNIKEFQKNKTKKFGLTSLSFYENTPQN, from the coding sequence ATGAGTGAAGATTTTATTCATGTAAAAGATTTTTTAAAAGAATATCAAAAAATCTCGAATTTAAAAAATAAAACAAATAAGACAACAAAAATTTATACTTTTATAGAAAGCGGACAATATAAAGGAAAAAAACTTCTTTTGCCTTCACTTGAAAAAACAAGAAGCACTAAAAGCATAGTAAAAGCTTGTGTTTTTAATGTTATAAGACAGAATTTAAGAAATAAAATTTTTATAGAAGCTTTTGGTGGAAGTGCTTTAATGGCGGCTGAAGCTTTAAGTAATTTTGCCTTAAAATCTTATGCTATCGAACTTGATAAAAACGCTTACAAAATCGCTGTTCAAAATTCTAAAATTGATCAAAATTTAAATGTTGTACAAGGAGATACTTTTGAAATTTTACCCCAGCTTATCGAAAAATTAACCCAAGAAAATATTCCTATTTTTCTTTATCTTGATCCACCTTTTGATATCAGAAAAGGTTTTGAAAAAATTTATGAAAACATTGAAAATCTTTTGAAAAATCTTAATCGAAAAAATATAGAAAAAATTATTTTTGAGCATCATTCAAAAATAGAACTTCCACAAAATATAAAAGAATTTCAAAAAAATAAAACTAAAAAATTTGGCTTAACTTCTCTTAGTTTTTACGAAAATACTCCACAAAATTAA
- a CDS encoding flagellar basal body P-ring protein FlgI has product MRVLMFFLLFMTSIFAIQIKDVANTVGVRDNQLIGYGLVVGLNGSGDGTSSKFTLQSVSNLLQGMNIKVDPADIKSKNTAAVMVTAKLPAFAKSGDKLDITVSSLGDAKSLQGGTLLLTALRGIDGEIYAIAQGSISTGGLTARPGGAGSHSTAATVMGGANVEREIPQNFSQNNDLTLSLKVADFQTASNIERVLNNVFGEDVAKAIDSRTIKLKKPEDLSNVDFMARVLNQDIAYTPESKVIIDERTGTVIAGVDVEVEPVLITHKDITIKIDPNNNTTPNQNEIDMKDGGFIDPSSNTLRINNSKSTVANIARMLNKLGATPNDIIAIMENLKRAGAITADLEII; this is encoded by the coding sequence ATGAGAGTTTTAATGTTTTTTTTACTCTTTATGACAAGTATTTTTGCAATACAAATCAAGGATGTAGCAAACACTGTAGGTGTTAGAGATAATCAACTTATAGGTTATGGACTTGTTGTTGGTCTTAATGGTAGTGGAGATGGAACAAGTTCTAAATTTACCCTACAATCTGTATCAAATCTTTTACAAGGTATGAATATCAAAGTAGATCCAGCAGATATCAAGTCAAAAAATACAGCAGCTGTCATGGTAACAGCAAAACTTCCAGCTTTTGCTAAAAGTGGAGATAAGCTTGATATTACAGTATCTTCTTTGGGGGATGCAAAATCGTTACAAGGTGGCACACTTTTACTTACTGCACTCCGCGGAATTGATGGAGAAATTTATGCAATAGCACAAGGTTCTATCTCAACTGGAGGACTCACAGCTAGACCAGGAGGTGCAGGTAGCCATTCTACAGCGGCAACTGTGATGGGTGGAGCTAACGTAGAAAGAGAAATTCCACAAAATTTTAGTCAAAATAATGATTTAACTTTAAGTCTAAAAGTAGCTGATTTTCAAACCGCTAGTAATATAGAAAGAGTGCTTAATAACGTTTTTGGAGAAGATGTTGCTAAAGCGATTGATTCACGTACAATTAAACTTAAAAAACCTGAAGATCTTTCAAATGTAGATTTTATGGCAAGAGTTTTAAATCAAGATATAGCTTATACTCCAGAAAGCAAGGTTATCATTGATGAAAGAACAGGAACAGTAATTGCGGGTGTTGATGTAGAGGTTGAACCTGTATTAATTACTCATAAAGATATTACAATCAAAATTGATCCTAATAATAACACTACTCCAAATCAAAATGAAATTGATATGAAAGATGGTGGTTTTATAGATCCTAGTTCAAATACGTTAAGAATTAATAATTCAAAAAGCACTGTTGCAAATATAGCAAGAATGCTTAATAAGCTTGGGGCAACCCCAAATGATATTATAGCTATTATGGAAAATTTAAAACGTGCAGGTGCAATTACAGCTGATTTGGAGATTATATAA
- a CDS encoding flagellar biosynthesis anti-sigma factor FlgM, whose translation MINPIQQGYVASSTLNTVQTNKETKTNDTQKTENDKAAKIAEQIKNGTYKIDTRATASAIADSLI comes from the coding sequence ATGATAAATCCTATACAGCAAGGCTACGTGGCAAGCTCCACATTAAACACAGTTCAAACAAATAAAGAAACTAAAACAAACGATACTCAAAAAACAGAGAATGATAAAGCTGCGAAAATTGCAGAACAAATTAAAAATGGCACTTATAAAATTGATACAAGAGCCACTGCTTCTGCTATAGCTGATTCTTTAATTTAA
- the flgK gene encoding flagellar hook-associated protein FlgK: MGIFGTLYTGVTGLKASEVQIATTSNNISNANATFYTRQRVVQTTNGYVSSNGVQVGTGTAIESIVRLHDEYSYFKLKGASTQLEYTKYMASTLQEISERFPDLQNTGILQDLENYNKAWNDFASNPNENATKIALVKASQTLTESINNTFSTLDKIQKKINNDIKSTVEEINRIGEEIATINKQIYGQEALPTEHANELRDRRDELELTLSKLVSAVASKNEINQDNRLDTTITDPGHQYNLSIEGFSIVDGINFHPLKLDYDDKNKSYSIYYETADEKVRDLTGKISGGQLGAQLDLRGRNYDKSKGKYSDGIIQGYMDSLDTFSKTMINETNNLYASSAKSPVTSDYLPGLQGNIPLMNYDRTIQPGSFDIVLYDEKGDKKVTKTINIDVNTTMDDIVRQIKANTDDNNNKDPNDDVDDLINVSFSYDPTSNDGLFQLTAKSGYKIAIEDKGTNFAGAFSIGGFFSGNSASDIKVKDSILSDPSTVRASLNGVDSGNDMANKIIQLQYDKVNFYNEDGTIDHLTMEEYYRKFTGKIGSDGENNNVVNASNQTFYNSVYSEYQSKSGVNTNEELAALIQWQSSYGASAKIVTTIDQMLDTLLGIKS; encoded by the coding sequence ATGGGTATTTTTGGAACTTTATATACGGGAGTTACAGGCTTAAAAGCAAGCGAAGTACAAATTGCAACCACCAGTAATAATATTTCTAATGCAAATGCGACTTTTTATACTCGACAAAGAGTTGTGCAAACAACCAATGGTTACGTTTCATCTAATGGAGTTCAAGTAGGAACAGGTACAGCCATCGAAAGTATTGTTCGTTTGCACGATGAATATTCTTATTTTAAACTAAAGGGAGCTTCAACTCAATTAGAATACACTAAATATATGGCTTCAACCTTGCAAGAAATTTCTGAACGTTTTCCAGATTTGCAAAATACAGGGATTTTACAGGATTTAGAAAATTACAATAAAGCATGGAATGATTTTGCATCCAATCCTAATGAAAATGCTACAAAAATAGCCCTTGTGAAAGCTTCTCAAACATTAACAGAAAGTATTAACAATACTTTTTCAACCTTAGATAAAATTCAAAAGAAAATCAACAACGATATTAAATCAACTGTGGAAGAAATTAATAGAATTGGCGAAGAAATCGCGACAATTAATAAACAAATTTATGGCCAAGAAGCTCTTCCAACAGAACACGCAAACGAATTAAGAGATAGAAGAGATGAGCTAGAACTTACCCTTTCAAAGCTTGTAAGTGCAGTAGCTAGTAAAAATGAAATCAATCAAGATAATCGTTTAGATACAACTATAACTGATCCAGGACATCAATATAATCTTAGTATTGAAGGTTTTAGCATAGTAGATGGGATTAATTTTCATCCGCTAAAACTCGATTATGATGATAAAAATAAATCTTATAGTATTTATTATGAAACTGCAGATGAAAAAGTAAGAGACCTAACTGGTAAAATTTCAGGGGGGCAATTAGGTGCTCAGCTTGATTTACGCGGTAGAAATTATGATAAAAGTAAAGGAAAATATAGCGACGGGATTATACAAGGTTATATGGATTCTTTAGACACTTTTTCCAAAACAATGATCAATGAAACCAATAATCTTTATGCTAGTTCTGCAAAAAGTCCAGTAACTTCTGATTATCTTCCGGGACTTCAAGGCAATATTCCTTTGATGAATTATGATAGAACTATACAACCAGGAAGTTTTGATATCGTTCTTTATGATGAAAAAGGAGATAAAAAAGTTACCAAAACTATTAATATCGATGTTAATACCACCATGGATGATATCGTACGCCAAATCAAAGCTAATACAGACGATAATAACAACAAAGATCCAAATGATGATGTTGATGATTTAATTAATGTAAGTTTTAGCTACGATCCAACCTCCAATGATGGATTATTTCAACTTACTGCAAAATCAGGATATAAGATAGCCATAGAAGATAAAGGAACAAATTTTGCAGGTGCTTTTAGCATAGGAGGGTTTTTTAGTGGAAATAGTGCAAGTGATATTAAAGTAAAAGATTCTATTTTAAGCGATCCAAGCACAGTAAGAGCTAGTCTAAATGGGGTTGATAGCGGTAATGATATGGCAAATAAAATCATACAACTTCAATATGATAAGGTTAATTTTTACAATGAAGATGGAACCATTGACCATCTTACCATGGAAGAATATTATCGTAAATTTACAGGAAAAATAGGCTCTGATGGGGAAAATAATAATGTAGTTAATGCTAGCAATCAAACCTTTTACAATTCTGTATATAGCGAGTATCAATCTAAAAGTGGAGTTAATACCAATGAAGAACTTGCAGCCTTAATACAATGGCAATCAAGCTATGGCGCCTCTGCTAAAATTGTTACTACCATTGATCAAATGCTAGATACTTTACTAGGAATTAAATCATAA
- a CDS encoding flagellar protein FlgN — MLKKHLDEVNAILEKLIALTQEDIENIKVAKHDTVAPSVEEKNKLISEFTTAKKQLDAALVALNNSSTKGLSELLDEEDKEKLDLLKKNLQTLHSANKEYAKFVLIIKDFFDGLVNKMFNLNDGTNNAYGDKKTTPESIFKINV, encoded by the coding sequence ATGCTTAAAAAACATCTTGATGAAGTTAATGCTATTTTAGAAAAATTAATAGCATTAACCCAAGAAGATATAGAAAATATAAAAGTTGCAAAACATGATACCGTTGCACCTAGTGTTGAAGAAAAAAATAAATTAATTTCTGAATTTACAACAGCTAAAAAACAACTCGATGCTGCTTTAGTAGCTTTAAACAATAGCTCTACCAAAGGACTTAGTGAATTACTTGATGAAGAGGATAAAGAAAAATTAGATTTATTGAAAAAAAATCTTCAAACTCTTCATTCTGCTAATAAAGAATATGCCAAATTCGTACTTATTATTAAAGATTTTTTTGATGGTTTAGTCAATAAGATGTTTAATCTCAATGATGGAACAAATAATGCTTATGGTGATAAAAAGACTACTCCAGAGTCAATTTTTAAGATTAATGTATAA
- a CDS encoding TIGR02757 family protein translates to MSEILKTKLDTLVKLKNTNKALFENPDPLQVVKIYKDEFIALLCALFAYGNAKNIVNFLNKLDFSLLDSSEKQIQKNLKGIKYRFQNERDILEIFITLSRLKNEISLNEFFTKAYQKRQNTTDAILAFMKKIQKINSYSSYGYDFFFGKIWQNIPKSPLKRYHMYFRWMVRKDELDLGIFTNIHTKDLLIPLDTHLFKISLTLGLLKRKIYDYKSVLELTKKLKEFDANDPVKYDFALYRLGQSKEIDTWALNI, encoded by the coding sequence ATGTCTGAGATATTAAAAACCAAGCTAGATACTTTAGTAAAATTAAAAAATACCAATAAAGCTTTATTTGAAAACCCAGATCCTTTGCAAGTTGTTAAAATTTACAAGGATGAATTTATTGCTTTGCTTTGTGCTTTATTTGCCTATGGTAATGCAAAAAATATAGTTAATTTTTTAAATAAGCTGGATTTTTCTTTACTCGATTCAAGTGAAAAACAAATTCAAAAAAATCTAAAAGGAATAAAATACCGCTTTCAAAATGAAAGAGATATTTTAGAAATTTTTATTACCCTTTCAAGGCTTAAAAATGAAATTTCTTTAAATGAATTTTTTACTAAAGCTTACCAAAAAAGACAAAATACTACAGACGCTATCCTTGCTTTCATGAAAAAAATTCAAAAAATAAATTCTTATTCTAGTTATGGATATGATTTTTTCTTTGGAAAAATTTGGCAAAATATACCAAAATCACCGCTTAAAAGATATCATATGTACTTTAGGTGGATGGTTAGAAAAGATGAGCTTGATCTTGGAATTTTTACTAATATACACACAAAAGATCTTTTGATTCCTCTTGATACTCATCTTTTTAAAATTTCCTTGACTTTAGGACTTTTAAAGCGTAAAATATATGATTATAAAAGTGTGTTAGAGCTTACCAAGAAGTTAAAAGAATTTGATGCAAATGATCCTGTTAAATATGACTTTGCACTTTATCGCTTAGGACAAAGCAAGGAGATTGATACATGGGCTTTGAACATTTAG